One genomic segment of Brassica napus cultivar Da-Ae chromosome A3, Da-Ae, whole genome shotgun sequence includes these proteins:
- the LOC125604346 gene encoding uncharacterized protein LOC125604346, with product MRCTIGFTWTEKMVTNLGEVPIRSKKKFEHDGLNGSNGGRRRCRTFLGFERRRRYLINKETTKKGIMLMLTKTVTNPQVEMVPLLQTALRLWRSGNMMKDDYGYDDKEEP from the exons aTGAG GTGCACGATTGGCTTTACATGGACGGAAAAGATGGTAACCAATTTGGGGGAGGTTCCCATCCGTTCCAAGAAGAAGTTT GAACATGATGGTCTAAACGGATCcaatggaggaagaagaagatgtagaaCATTTTTAGGATTTGAAAGAAGAAGACGATATTTGATCAATAAAGAAACAACAAAGAAGGGAATAATGTTGATGTTGACCAAGACGGTAACAAACCCACAAGTAGAGATGGTGCCTCTTCTTCAGACAGCGTTGAGGCTTTGGCGGTCAGGCAATATGATGAAAGATGATTATGGTTATGATGATAAGGAGGAGCCATGA
- the LOC106437724 gene encoding putative B3 domain-containing protein REM15 isoform X1, with protein MAQKHFFQPLLPGFHSHLTIPVAFFSKHIQGRNDQKTTAKLTSDAASEKTWEVKTEDGRRLTDGWKEFALAHDLRVGDILIFRQEKDMSFHVTLFGPSCCAIQYDSCLDDKNNIRKINSKKNNPKREAECSSSSDPSCFLANVMPSTLRYDSLNLPRSFVRANGLETSSGDIVLMNEKGRSWTLSLKQRLCGRSYITRGWRSFFSANGLKAGDFFTLKLIKRVGTLVLLHKSPSHRESKENEGSEADDEIESLSTESDSDEESNQDEKSLIKRRISIWKASSSPSQNSFVKLTLKPYNVIKCVLFLPKPFTDLHGITVGTKMSLMDKQGVKWSTKLRSEGKRIRMAGGWKDFFKANCVKTGESVKLKLIWEEDTSCVLKFCSKVKP; from the exons ATGGCCCAGAAACATTTCTTTCAGCCCCTTCTTCCTGGCTTCCACAGTCACTTG ACAATTCCTGTAGCCTTCTTCTCCAAGCATATACAAGGAAGAAATGATCAGAAGACTACGGCGAAGCTTACGTCAGACGCCGCGTCGGAGAAAACATGGGAAGTGAAGACAGAAGATGGCCGAAGACTCACTGATGGTTGGAAAGAGTTCGCTCTTGCGCACGATCTTCGAGTGGGTGACATTCTCATTTTCAGACAAGAGAAAGATATGAGTTTCCACGTGACACTATTTGGACCAAGTTGCTGTGCGATTCAATATGACTCGTGTTTAGACGACAAGAACAACATAA gGAAGATTAACTCTAAGAAGAATAATCCAAAAAGAGAAGCAgagtgttcttcttcttcagatccCTCTTGTTTCTTGGCCAATGTCATGCCTTCGACCCTACGCTATGACTCACTG AATCTTCCAAGGAGTTTTGTGAGGGCAAATGGTCTAGAGACAAGTAGTGGAGATATTGTTCTGATGAATGAAAAAGGCAGATCATGGACTTTATCTTTAAAACAAAGACTATGTGGAAGAAGTTACATCACACGAGGGTGGAGAAGTTTCTTTAGTGCCAATGGACTCAAGGCTGGAGATTTCTTCACTTTGAAACTCATCAAAAGAGTTGGAACACTAGTTCTTCTACATAAGTCTCCCTCCCACAGAGAATCCAAAGAAAATGAGGGCTCAGAAGCTGATGATGAAATAGAGTCTCTTTCCACAGAATCTGACAGCGATGAAGAGAGCAACCAAGATGAGAAAAGCCTCATCAAGAGGCGTATATCAATATGGAAAGCTTCATCTTCACCATCCCAAAACAGCTTTGTGAAATTAACTCTTAAACCTTACAATGTCATAAAGTGTGTACTG TTTCTTCCCAAACCCTTCACAGATCTACATGGCATCACTGTGGGAACTAAAATGAGTCTGATGGATAAACAAGGTGTGAAGTGGTCTACGAAACTGCGTTCTGAGGGCAAAAGAATAAGAATGGCAGGAGGATGGAAGGATTTCTTCAAAGCTAATTGTGTAAAGACAGGTGAATCAGTCAAGTTGAAGCTGATTTGGGAAGAAGACACGAGTTGTGTCCTTAAGTTCTGCTCCAAGGTGAAGCCATAG
- the LOC106437724 gene encoding B3 domain-containing protein REM14 isoform X2: protein MAQKHFFQPLLPGFHSHLTIPVAFFSKHIQGRNDQKTTAKLTSDAASEKTWEVKTEDGRRLTDGWKEFALAHDLRVGDILIFRQEKDMSFHVTLFGPSCCAIQYDSCLDDKNNIRKINSKKNNPKREAECSSSSDPSCFLANVMPSTLRYDSLNLPRSFVRANGLETSSGDIVLMNEKGRSWTLSLKQRLCGRSYITRGWRSFFSANGLKAGDFFTLKLIKRVGTLVLLHKSPSHRESKENEGSEADDEIESLSTESDSDEESNQDEKSLIKRRISIWKASSSPSQNSFVKLTLKPYNVIKCVLIYMASLWELK from the exons ATGGCCCAGAAACATTTCTTTCAGCCCCTTCTTCCTGGCTTCCACAGTCACTTG ACAATTCCTGTAGCCTTCTTCTCCAAGCATATACAAGGAAGAAATGATCAGAAGACTACGGCGAAGCTTACGTCAGACGCCGCGTCGGAGAAAACATGGGAAGTGAAGACAGAAGATGGCCGAAGACTCACTGATGGTTGGAAAGAGTTCGCTCTTGCGCACGATCTTCGAGTGGGTGACATTCTCATTTTCAGACAAGAGAAAGATATGAGTTTCCACGTGACACTATTTGGACCAAGTTGCTGTGCGATTCAATATGACTCGTGTTTAGACGACAAGAACAACATAA gGAAGATTAACTCTAAGAAGAATAATCCAAAAAGAGAAGCAgagtgttcttcttcttcagatccCTCTTGTTTCTTGGCCAATGTCATGCCTTCGACCCTACGCTATGACTCACTG AATCTTCCAAGGAGTTTTGTGAGGGCAAATGGTCTAGAGACAAGTAGTGGAGATATTGTTCTGATGAATGAAAAAGGCAGATCATGGACTTTATCTTTAAAACAAAGACTATGTGGAAGAAGTTACATCACACGAGGGTGGAGAAGTTTCTTTAGTGCCAATGGACTCAAGGCTGGAGATTTCTTCACTTTGAAACTCATCAAAAGAGTTGGAACACTAGTTCTTCTACATAAGTCTCCCTCCCACAGAGAATCCAAAGAAAATGAGGGCTCAGAAGCTGATGATGAAATAGAGTCTCTTTCCACAGAATCTGACAGCGATGAAGAGAGCAACCAAGATGAGAAAAGCCTCATCAAGAGGCGTATATCAATATGGAAAGCTTCATCTTCACCATCCCAAAACAGCTTTGTGAAATTAACTCTTAAACCTTACAATGTCATAAAGTGTGTACTG ATCTACATGGCATCACTGTGGGAACTAAAATGA
- the LOC106437722 gene encoding tRNA(His) guanylyltransferase 1, with amino-acid sequence MANSKYEYVKSFELEDEVMFPNLIVVRIDGRDFARFSQVHEFEKPNDEAALNLMNSCSAAVLEEYPDIIFAYGFSDEYSFVLKKTSRFYQRRASKILSLVASFFAAAYVTKWKEFFPHRKLEYAPSFTSKVVTCATPEVLQVYLAWRQQDCHAKNQYETCFWMLVKSGKTISETQEVLKDTQKQQKNELLFQKFGINYKTLPELFRQGSCLFKTKVEETVKHDENGNPVKRLRRKAVLVHSENIAARSFWNEQPSLYNDIGHFTKDIGRSEPDFVRSFEFENKLLPLTWVVVRIDGCHFHRFSDVHEFEKPNDEKALKLMNTCAVAVLEEFEDIQFAYGVSDEYSFVLKKESELYKRQSSKIVSAIASLFTSTYVIKWGEFFPQKVLKYPPSFDGRAVCYPTYKILLDYLAWRQVDCHINNQYNTCFWVLVKSGKTKTQSQDYLKGTQAREKNELLSNQFGIEYNSLPLIFRMGSSVFRLKEPAAVENGVVSGKKLKLEGEVVVDHCNIIERCFWEEHPHILSYS; translated from the exons ATGGCGAATAGCAAGTACGAGTATGTCAAGTCGTTCGAACTAGAAGACGAAGTTATGTTTCCTAACTTGATCGTTGTCCGGATCGATGGTCGTGACTTTGCTAG ATTCTCTCAAGTTCATGAGTTTGAGAAGCCTAATGATGAAGCAGCCCTCAATCTGATGAATTCGTGTTCTGCTGCCGTTTTGGAAGAGTACCCTGATATCATCTTTGCATACGGATTCAGTGATGAATACAG TTTTGTATTGAAGAAAACGTCAAGATTTTACCAGAGACGAGCTAG TAAGATTTTGTCGTTGGTAGCTTCCTTCTTTGCAGCAGCATACGTAACAAAATGGAAAGAGTTCTTTCCCCATAGAAAGCTAGAATATGCTCCTTCTTTCACCTCAAAAGTTGTAACTTGTGCAACGCCAGAGGTTCTTCAAGTTTATCTCGCGTGGAGACAACAGGACT GCCACGCCAAGAATCAGTATGAAACTTGTTTTTGGATGTTAGTTAAGAGTGGAAAGACCATTAGTGAAACACAAGAGGTTCTTAAG GATACACAAAAGCAACAGAAAAATGAGCTTCTCTTTCAGAAATTTGGTATCAATTACAAGACGCTTCCTGAATTGTTTCGCCAAGGGTCATGTCTTTTTAAGACAAAG GTGGAAGAAACTGTAAAGCATGATGAGAATGGGAATCCTGTGAAAAGATTGAGAAGAAAGGCAGTTTTAGTACATTCAGAGAATATTGCTGCAAGAAGCTTTTGGAATGAGCAGCCTTCCCTCTATAATGACATTGGACACTTCACAAAAGATATTGGCAGAAGTGAACCAGATTTTGTTAGGTCGTTTGAGTTTGAGAACAAACTGTTACCTCTGACTTGGGTTGTGGTTAGGATTGACGGCTGTCATTTTCACAG ATTTTCTGACGTTCATGAATTTGAGAAGCCAAATGATGAGAAAGCTCTGAAACTTATGAATACATGTGCAGTGGCTGTTCTCGAGGAGTTTGAGGATATTCAATTTGCCTATGGTGTCAGTGATGAGTACAG CtttgttttgaagaaagaaTCTGAGCTCTACAAAAGACAATCCAG TAAGATAGTATCTGCAATCGCATCCTTGTTTACATCCACGTATGTAATAAAATGGGGAGAGTTCTTCCCTCAGAAAGTACTGAAGTACCCTCCATCGTTCGATGGACGAGCAGTATGCTATCCAACGTACAAGATTCTTTTGGATTATCTGGCTTGGAGACAAGTTGACT GCCATATTAATAATCAGTATAACACGTGTTTCTGGGTGCTTGTTAAGTCtggaaaaacaaaaactcaatcCCAAGATTACTTAAAG GGAACACAAGCACGAGAGAAAAACGAGCTGCTTAGCAATCAATTTGGAATCGAGTACAATTCATTACCTCTAATCTTTCGAATGGGCTCCTCTGTATTCCGCTTAAAG GAACCTGCTGCAGTGGAGAATGGAGTAGTCTCTGGGAAGAAACTGAAACTGGAGGGAGAAGTGGTGGTAGATCATTGCAACATCATCGAACGCTGTTTCTGGGAAGAACATCCACACATTCTTAGCTATTCATAA
- the LOC106437726 gene encoding INO80 complex subunit D-like yields the protein MASASKNPFSMKPPRPPPSSLAASTSAESQIRNPNPNPNSNASPSTSNSPITMSPEDQLLSRSTHLTRPELLRRRSHNLKQLAKCYRDHYWALMEDLKAQHREYYWRYGVSPFKDEQNQPSKRRRVDGGGESGDAVEGSGDNGANNDGVKVDEYANSNSGSCMYGCKAKAMPLTKYCQLHILKDSKQKLYTGCTNVIKRAPAGPLLCGKPTLASTVPALCNVHFQKSQKLVAKALKDAGHSVSSASKPPPKLHVIVAAFVHHIQAKRKNPRIEGKLKSEVKEENIS from the exons ATGGCCTCAGCTTCCAAGAACCCTTTCTCCATGAAACCCCCACGGCCTCCTCCTTCTTCCCTCGCCGCCTCCACCTCAGCAGAGTCCCAAATTCGgaaccctaaccctaaccctaactcAAACGCCTCACCTTCCACATCAAATTCGCCGATCACGATGTCACCGGAGGACCAACTCCTCTCGCGCTCCACTCACCTCACGCGCCCGGAGCTTCTCCGGCGCAGATCGCACAACCTCAAGCAGCTCGCAAAATGCTACAGGGACCATTACTGGGCGTTGATGGAGGATCTCAAGGCGCAGCACAGGGAGTACTACTGGAGATACGGCGTTAGCCCTTTCAAGGACGAGCAGAATCAGCCGAGTAAGAGGCGGAGGGTGGATGGCGGAGGAGAAAGTGGCGACGCGGTTGAAGGTAGTGGAGATAACGGAGCTAACAATGACGGCGTTAAGGTTGATGAGTATGCGAATAGTAACAGTGGGAGCTGTATGTATGGATGCAAAGCGAAAGCTATGCCTCTCACCAAGTACTGTCAGCTTCATATCCTCAAGGATAGCAAGCAGAAGCTCTACACTGGTTGCACAAACGTCATCAAAAG AGCTCCTGCAGGCCCATTACTCTGTGGAAAACCTACACTTGCGTCGACTGTACCTGCACTGTGTAATGTGCACTTCCAAAAATCGCAAAAGCTAGTTGCTAAAGCTTTGAAGGATGCTGGTCATAGTGTCTCTTCCGCAAGCAAGCCTCCCCCAAAGCTGCATGTCATAGTAGCTGCGTTTGTGCATCATATTCAAGCTAAAAGAAAGAATCCACGGATTGAGGGTAAGCTTAAAAGTGAAgtcaaagaagaaaatataagCTGA
- the LOC106437725 gene encoding E3 ubiquitin-protein ligase SINA-like 2, which translates to MVTDTNAEQVLAGEASSSHLKRQRLSSLVEGGENVGEVTGDEVTTTEVRSGMLLDLDLLDCPVCCHALTNPIFQCDNGHIACSACCIDLRNKCPSCTLPIGIHRCRIMERVVEAIMVPCPNAKRGCTDKFSYGKELAHEKECSFALCYCPASDCNYAGLCKDLYRHYHANHRGYCETFTCGFNADAWMHISDKILVLQEGRGGALVAVQCFEEEQGVYVTVNCIAPCAPGVSEFSYQLSYSHGDKSMSFGLDEMDRIQKVSFQTPEKDFMFVPHYFLNGRESLKMKICIRRRGEEQEKKT; encoded by the exons ATGGTGACAGATACGAACGCCGAGCAAGTCCTCGCCGGAGAAGCGTCGAGTAGCCATCTGAAAAGGCAACGACTTTCCTCCCTTGTCGAAGGCGGCGAGAATGTTGGAGAAGTAACGGGTGACGAGGTTACAACAACGGAGGTACGATCAGGGATGTTGTTGGATCTGGATCTTCTGGACTGTCCTGTTTGTTGCCACGCACTGACAAATCCTATCTTTCAG TGTGATAATGGACATATAGCTTGCTCTGCTTGCTGTATCGACCTGAGGAACAAATGCCCTTCCTGCACTTTGCCTATTGGTATCCACCGATGCAGAATAATGGAGAGAGTTGTGGAAGCAATCATGGTCCCATGCCCTAATGCAAAACGTGGCTGCACCGACAAGTTCTCTTATGGCAAAGAGTTGGCCCATGAGAAGGAATGCAGTTTCGCTCTATGCTACTGTCCTGCATCAGACTGCAACTACGCTGGTCTGTGCAAGGATCTCTACCGTCACTACCATGCTAACCACCGTGGCTATTGTGAAACTTTCACGTGTGGCTTTAACGCGGACGCATGGATGCACATCAGTGATAAGATTTTGGTTCTTCAGGAAGGTAGAGGAGGTGCATTGGTTGCAGTTCAGTGTTTCGAGGAGGAACAAGGAGTGTATGTGACTGTGAACTGTATAGCACCTTGTGCTCCTGGAGTTTCAGAGTTCTCCTATCAACTCTCTTACTCGCACGGAGATAAATCCATGTCGTTTGGATTGGATGAGATGGATAGGATTCAGAAAGTGAGCTTCCAAACTCCTGAGAAGGACTTCATGTTCGTTCCTCACTATTTCTTGAACGGGCGGGAAAGTTTGAAGATGAAAATTTGCATCCGCAGGCGaggagaagaacaagaaaagaaaacatga
- the LOC125604260 gene encoding uncharacterized protein At3g43530-like: protein MAPKTRFTEQTNKEGAPEKKKKNESVVEKKKAAVEKKKAEAEKKKKDSVIKKKQAAVKRRREAVKKKRDAEKKKIETAEKKRKRDSGVDDESSSNPTKRPQTASSPEHQADPDHYPPLSTELPSQDDREGTPSPSVPIEPQKSPTQTPNEAENPLQAPITSTNRESGSPEAAINNDGQTIGSNNIDSNSHEAAIGSAAIDNDAPRTVESDDMTVEADRPAGFFFNPSNYGKGCKLSSRCHQHDFLNKTIGKLDASEKSWFQEHPQFKHIFHMDCTSTRKVMGLWMLLLRTMHTEKGRQAWFGVNGVPIRYSIREHSLLSGLYCHSYPENYQSIGRLKFARKYFKVKKTKDGKEKGLQVTEADVKEKLQKMKFDGSGDRLRMAVLYFLATVLRGRSKAGYFIEYFLLQAVEDLEFCTEFPWGRYTFDDCMKEIFHVRDHFRDGIPEHAQWVFPGFINPLEILAFECIPVLRERFREPVPNCFDGCPRMCKWKFKRTGTTGFPLDMIYRTLGNTKEIISVLEPKGNEVDLLYEIMDEGTFEDLELIDDSDTLDIAVDSWNKILMEPGKKIFWPDLYEMDVRTREQQEEAGGEAGGEAGGEAGGEAGGEAGGEAGGEAGVQTGGEAGRESLRELELKLNKRMDDGFALRDETIRLLEARVKELEEEKIQRESWSFQEGEMYGDKEAEILGDKEGEMHGDKEGEIHGDKDGDETNKDGDKADKDGDDEPDKEGEDGDKADKDGDDEPDKEGEDGDEADKGDEAEKDGEKQIEAEADKGDEAEKDSEKQIEAEAEKDGEKHIEVEAEKLMQDTEDGDEQSTLQIMADTAERFEKAAAEKAVVDKTDEVVDDDALEKEGEVRVDDALENTASVGDSQDPAEMPKRVPKRSHLLRSPFTPN, encoded by the exons ATGGCTCCAAAGACTCGTTTCACCGAACAAACGAACAAAGAAGGTGcgccggagaagaagaagaagaatgagtcagtggtggagaagaagaaagctgcggtggagaagaagaaagctgaggcggaaaagaagaagaaagactctgtgataaagaaaaaacaagcaGCGGTGAAAAGGAGGAGAGAagccgttaaaaaaaaaagagatgcagagaaaaagaagattgaaaccgcagagaagaagaggaagcgaGACAGTGGTGTAGACGATGAGTCCTCGTCCAATCCAACCAAGCGGCCTCAGACCGCATCTTCACCAGAACATCAAGCCGATCCTGATCATTATCCGCCACTATCAACGGAGTTACCTTCGCAGGATGATAGAGAGGGTACGCCAAGCCCATCAGTTCCGATTGAGCCACAAAAATCACCTACTCAAACACCCAATGAGGCGGAGAATCCACTGCAAGCTCCAATAACTTCTACCAACAGAGAATCAGGCTCACCCGAGGCTGCCATTAACAATGACGGGCAAACG ATTGGATCTAACAACATAGATTCAAATTCACATGAGGCTGCTATTGGATCTGCTGCCATTGACAACGACGCTCCAAGAACG gtTGAGAGTGATGATATGACCGTAGAAGCTGACAGACCTGCTGGTTTTTTCTTCAATCCGAGCAACTATGGAAAGGGTTGCAAGCTCTCCTCAAGGTGCCATCAACACGATTTTCTGAACAAGACGATTGGTAAGTTGGATGCCTCAGAGAAGAGTTGGTTTCAGGAACATCCTCAGTTCAAGCATATATTCCACATGGATTGTACCTCAACAAGAAAAGTGATGGGATTGTGGATGTTGCTACTTCGTACTATGCATACAGAGAAGGGTCGACAAGCTTGGTTTGGGGTAAACGGTGTTCCAATTAGATACTCTATCAGGGAACATAGCCTCCTCTCTGGTTTATACTGCCACTCATATCCAGAAAACTATCAGAGCATAGGGAGACTGAAGTTTGCGAGAAAGTATTTTAAagtgaagaagacaaaggatgGGAAGGAAAAGGGTCTGCAAGTGACAGAAGCGGATGTTAAGGAGAAACTTCAGAAGATGAAATTTGATGGTAGTGGCGATCGTCTGAGGATGGCGGTTCTTTACTTTCTGGCTACAGTTTTAAGAGGAAGGTCCAAAGCAGGATACTTCATTGAGTATTTCCTTCTCCAAGCAGTAGAAGATTTGGAGTTTTGCACCGAATTTCCATGGGGCCGTTACACCTTTGATGATTGCATGAAGGAGATTTTTCATGTAAGGGATCATTTTCGTGATGGGATCCCAGAGCATGCACAGTGGGTATTTCCTGGGTTTATCAACCCTTTGGAG ATATTAGCATTTGAATGTATCCCTGTCCTTAGGGAAAGATTCAGAGAGCCTGTTCCAAACTGTTTTGATGGTTGTCCAAGAATGTGCAAATGGAAGTTCAAGAGGACCGGAACAACAGGATTTCCACTTGACATGATTTATCGGACGCTAGGAAACACAAAG GAGATTATCAGTGTTTTGGAACCAAAAGGAAATGAAGTAGACCTTTTGTATGAAATAATGGATGAAGGGACTTTTGAAGACTTGGAGCTGATAGATGATTCGGATACGCTAGACATAGCTGTTGACAGTTGGAACAAGATCCTAATGGAACCAGGGAAAAAAATCTTCTGGCCGGATCTATATGAGATGGATGTGAGAACCCGAGAGCAACAAGAGGAGGCAGGAGGCGAGGCAGGGGGCGAGGCAGGAGGCGAGGCAGGAGGAGAGGCAGGAGGCGAGGCAGGAGGCGAGGCAGGGGGTGAGGCAGGAGTTCAAACAGGGGGCGAAGCAGGTCGTGAGAGTTTAAGAGAATTAGAGTTGAAGTTGAACAAAAGAATGGATGATGGATTTGCATTGAGAGACGAAACAATTCGTCTTCTGGAAGCAAGAGTaaaggagttggaagaagaaaaaatccaGAGAGAAAGTTGGTCGTTCCAGGAGGGCGAGATGTATGGTGATAAGGAGGCTGAGATACTTGGTGATAAGGAGGGCGAGATGCATGGTGATAAGGAGGGTGAGATACATGGTGATAAGGATGGTGATGAGACTAACAAGGATGGTGATAAGGCTGATAAGGATGGTGATGATGAGCCTGATAAGGAGGGTGAGGATGGTGATAAGGCTGATAAGGATGGTGATGATGAGCCTGATAAGGAGGGCGAGGATGGTGATGAGGCTGACAAGGGTGATGAGGCTGAGAAGGATGGTGAGAAGCAGATTGAGGCAGAGGCTGACAAGGGTGATGAGGCTGAGAAGGATAGTGAGAAACAGATTGAGGCAGAGGCTGAGAAGGATGGTGAGAAACATATCGAGGTAGAGGCTGAGAAgttgatgcaag ATACTGAAGATGGAGATGAGCAATCTACACTTCAAATTATGGCAGACACTGCAGAGAGATTTGAGAAGGCTGCTGCGGAAAAAGCTGTTGTGGACAAGACAGATGAGGTTGTAGATgatgatgctttggagaaggaAGGTGAGGTTAGAGTTGATGACGCTTTAGAGAACACAGCTTCGGTTGGAGATTCACAGGATCCTGCTGAGATGCCAAAGAGGGTGCCCAAGCGTTCTCATTTGTTGAGGTCTCCTTTTACGCCAAACTGA
- the LOC125591281 gene encoding uncharacterized protein LOC125591281, translating to MDGTGAVVIHFDHGGDKNIYTLVMRGKYEEITYSRLVDRIGKKMNIDVAATKLQLSYYPLVVDNKRPCYILDDEDVLGYLMEVDRKNRRSVLHVEFSENISENQSNEQFSMNEEIQIDARANDGMAGVEELAIVPQNQSDGYNHEELAIVPPRQSDRYEHEDCNEEGDEMNDREELPAVTPSVDTIVNAEWDDGIDMSLYQEFATKEELRNLVDAGVHSNCFEVDIIKTNRTVYVLKCRGVGCRWYLRAARLKNSAFFSVRTYRKMHTCTRGEGSVTKRGKRGTPSLVAGVVHEDYPGQYKTPDPKSLIKLVKNKLGVTVSYSTALRGKHKAVSDLRGNPQESFARLPSYLYMLERMNPGTITRLVVDEKKQFKYMFFALKACIEGFQAMRKVIIMDGTHLKGVYGGVLLIATAQDPDHHHYPLAFAVVDGEKNASWEWFLTILKTLIPDDPQLVFCTDRNQCIIKKVHEVYPMAIHGYCIFHLSNNVAGACSKVNKKGVARKFRKIAGMYTEVEFRKSYNDFRRTLPQAAEYLDESVHETKWARCQFPGERYNIDTTNTVESINGVLKEPRKYALLPMLDVIIGKMVEWFNKYRDLSLRVPERQILIPYVHGILHHSYPKAKKLTVMELNRFERQYTVIGKDGQGYYVDLGNGTCQCKCFDIDRYPCVHAQAAIIARGEMSEDYCSKYYYMEQWTLAYYKTIVLSIVLSIHIFWHS from the coding sequence ATGGATGGTACTGGAGCTGTGGTGATACATTTTGATCATGGTGgagacaaaaatatttatacattagTAATGAGAGGAAAATATGAGGAGATAACCTATTCTCGCTTGGTTGATAGAATAggcaagaaaatgaatatcgaTGTAGCTGCGACGAAGCTTCAACTGAGCTACTATCCCCTGGTCGTGGATAATAAGAGGCCTTGTtatattttggatgatgaagatgttttaGGATATTTAATGGAGGTGGATAGGAAAAACCGGCGTAGTGTTTTGCATGTGGAGTTTTCCGAAAATATCTCAGAAAATCAGAGTAACGAGCAGTTTTCTATGAACGAGGAAATTCAGATTGATGCCAGAGCTAATGATGGTATGGCTGGAGTTGAGGAGTTGGCAATTGTTCCTCAAAACCAATCAGATGGGTATAATCATGAGGAGTTAGCAATTGTTCCTCCAAGACAATCAGATAGGTATGAGCATGAGGATTGCAATGAAGAGGGTGATGAAATGAATGATAGGGAGGAGTTGCCGGCTGTTACACCATCTGTAGACACAATTGTCAATGCTGAGTGGGATGATGGTATTGATATGAGTTTGTATCAAGAATTTGCGACTAAGGAAGAGCTGAGGAATTTAGTGGACGCAGGAGTGCATTCGAATTGTTTTGAGGTTGATATAATCAAGACGAATCGTACTGTTTATGTATTGAAATGTCGTGGGGTTGGATGCAGATGGTATTTACGAGCTGCAAGGCTGAAAAACTCAGCCTTTTTCAGTGTCAGAACGTATAGAAAGATGCATACGTGTACTCGGGGAGAGGGAAGTGTAACCAAGAGGGGGAAAAGAGGAACACCAAGCTTGGTCGCAGGAGTGGTGCATGAAGATTATCCAGGCCAATACAAGACTCCAGATCCAAAGTCTCTCATAAAGTTGGTGAAGAACAAACTAGGTGTCACGGTTTCATATTCTACAGCTTTGAGAGGGAAACACAAAGCTGTCAGTGATTTGCGTGGTAACCCTCAGGAGAGTTTTGCTAGACTTCCATCTTACTTGTACATGTTAGAAAGAATGAATCCTGGTACCATCACAAGATTAGTAGTGGATGAGAAGAAGCAGTTTAAGTATATGTTCTTTGCGCTTAAAGCTTGCATCGAAGGGTTTCAAGCAATGAGGAAAGTGATAATaatggatggaactcacctgaAGGGTGTGTATGGAGGAGTGCTTCTCATTGCCACTGCTCAGGATccagatcatcatcattatccccTCGCTTTTGCGGTAGTAGATGGTGAGAAAAATGCGAGCTGGGAGTGGTTTTTGACTATACTGAAAACTTTGATACCAGATGATCCTCAGCTTGTTTTTTGTACTGATAGAAACCAATGCATCATCAAGAAGGTGCACGAGGTGTACCCAATGGCGATCCATGGATATTGCATTTTTCACTTGTCTAATAATGTTGCCGGAGCATGCAGCAAAGTTAACAAGAAAGGGGTTGCCAGAAAGTTTAGAAAAATTGCTGGTATGTACACAGAGGTCGAGTTCAGAAAAAGCTACAATGATTTCAGGAGAACGTTGCCTCAAGCCGCTGAGTATCTAGATGAGAGTGTTCATGAGACCAAATGGGCAAGATGTCAATTTCCGGGAGAAAGGTACAACATAGATACAACCAACACTGTTGAATCAATCAATGGTGTTTTAAAGGAACCAAGGAAATATGCATTGTTGCCAATGCTTGATGTGATCATTGGGAAGATGGTAGAATGGTTTAACAAATATCGTGATTTATCTTTACGCGTTCCAGAGAGACAGATACTAATTCCCTACGTGCATGGGATATTGCATCACAGTTATCCGAAGGCAAAAAAGCTCACGGTGATGGAGCTAAACAGATTTGAACGTCAGTACACTGTGATTGGCAAAGATGGTCAAGGTTATTATGTTGATTTAGGCAACGGAACATGCCAGTGCAAGTGTTTTGATATTGATCGGTATCCTTGTGTGCATGCACAGGCTGCGATCATCGCGCGTGGAGAAATGTCTGAAGactattgttctaagtattATTATATGGAGCAGTGGACTTTGGCATATTACAAGactattgttctaagtattGTTCTAAGTATTCATATTTTTTGGCATAGTTGA